The nucleotide sequence ttactaactctgagtttattattaagcagctggtacatgtatctttcctaaaatgaactttgaataaggtgatttgcagttagaatttattagtattttaaatggcaatctaaaaagctattactctactagattttatttttcatcttgcatttcatctcagggtttggtgttagccaaatgtataaaaattttttacttaaaccattagttaatgtttttatttatatttctttattttgctagaaataaagctggtacccacttggcatttaattccttgtttaaaatctgattttttatggatatgtccgaatgccactgtaggaaaactccataaaactgattggtaaccaaggggataatacatattcgacaagttcaaatcatgaaaggaatcttgtgaaccttgttgtttgagttgcttgTCGGCGGGCAGGCAACTCCAGCAAGGTTGTTCACACGActtgaactaatgttagacattcatgcagtaattttcttgtgcggaaatacagtcttttgacccatcaattgataatgtgtttgcacatatggaacaagttgtagatgagatgcttgtgacaaagcagagaatgccgtcagacatacaaatatgtctgactgcatgtttgtatttggagttgccttttcaatagaattgtaaattctgatattacatagatatatgttaaactaaccattacaaaactcagCCAGATTACTAATAAGattatgatatcaaaatatttttataaggttaaagcaaaaacctgtatgtataggttgtttattaaaataaagggaggaaaacttctgtaaagaaactatccaaatgctgagatagcctaattgcaaagtttttcatcaattttttgtccgacaatagcaatactgcttgttaataaataatatcacttgcgtgatgattattatgatatacttttttaaagcattgaatttggtgataaaataaagtaaaagtagctagatgtatatataatgcatacatgttcgaaagttagaattgtcctagttatgtaattattatagcagtcaactgatattgcttaattaacgatcaattagaatttgtgatgtaccattttttcacaaaatgttttcaactagcagattaccacaaaatttgacaacaaagaaattttttttcaatacagccaatttgaagattttcagtttgcctaacattttcaattttattgttagttctctgtataacaacagGACATCTccgattggagtggtttgagtctgatacaatagggactagctgcaaaacacactgcagatttccattgttttcaccctatcattgacatgcaggaatgttttcgacacgtataaaaatagtacaatcagggcaaacagttttagtagaccgtatatatggagttgttttacggtataaaaGACCACTGTCAGTAGAACTttagctgtgtgtgtgtgtgtctgttctggtggacaggtaaaaacgttttatgaaaaggtattctaaccaaaaacactttaataaaacatcatgacTACCCGTAACTTCATGAATACTTttaacatgacggattaccataaaacttgacattgcagcctataatcgtggaatatcatgatccgaccgattttaataaggaattgtacctcaaacataatacaaaccgtatagacaataaacctacagatgtataaaccactagctaggaaaaccgatgaagttttaatatcattcgacaaaacagttttcaagtgaaccagagctcatctattcacCATGTGAACATAGTTTATcctagttttccaacagatcaaatttgcaagaatgttgagctaataaatttcatataagtcagtatgtcgtatgcttatacaactgtgtaagtgaacatgtataaagtgaagtatatatataaagcagtccaatgaatgctatcgaagcagatggttctgaggcacttcaactaaataattcaaaaaactttaacaaggtaaaataaaatgatttgaagttagcttgtagccttaatatgcatcagaatcttatagagtcaatactgtattcaatagtaaaaattgtgattccacatgaacacaaggccctgggtgtattgagcaaaagaattatctccccttgatttattttcactgtgagttgaataagaggtcccatttatagtttaagcattaGGACCGTTTTATCTTATAGCCCGATTCTCTATCGacctcagatgaacattgagttcccagaaagtgaatcaaatgcatgtgctaagtaatagagttgtctcttcttagactatactctggttgcattcaataatagagttgcctctctttattcaatatattgacagctaatgatttctcagcaaaatatgaatattcaccgagttttcattgcagtgattccactatgaacAGGTTATCTACACGTGTCTTTTGTGGGTCGATCTTTCATCGATAGTTCTTCCATGAGCATTCCTCGAGTTTCATCAATCAAAATCAGTCCACATAATCTACTGAGGTCAACCCATGgctatattttattgatcatataatatattgactttttatcaatcaactcatgaatctatacagtatgaagataatatttgttgataGGGTTGATCTTTCTAACTGGCAATCTAATTGCATTTTCATGATCTAGCGAGGTCATCTATATTTTGGTCAATCACCCACTGTATCGACCTTTTGCTTGTCAATTTATGAATGCATACCGTACAAGATAATATTTTGTTGAAAGCATCGAGCTTTCAAATTGCAgtaatataattgcatttatataatttagtgatgttatctattttgtcaacatatggatatataacatacaaagaTAATACTTGGACAAAACTAGCTCCCTCTCGATCTATAATGATTTGAGCATTAATAATAGCCATTcatctcataataaatgttatcattctCGATGGCATCTCTCGAGTATCAGTAGCCTTAGAACTGGTTAATGAACAGGTGGCATGCCATCACGCCGTCACACCTTTTCCTAGCCATTCTTAAACTGCTGGAAGTCAAACAGTGActcattgttaatatatcaaTAGTTGATGCATTGGTTAGTGCCTCGCTCCAGTCTCTACTaggaatataaaactatattttaccctacaggatgaaattattcgtggaattgaatttcgcgaaaatggtcttttcaagcatattcgcggactaaattattcgcggatgaacacattcgcaaataaattaatccgtgaaagcagttagcaatagagtaagaccttcacatgcgtataccacttgtttaggtttatatttagctgagaaatttatgtttgtatgaaatttactttttgccgcattcagagattttcatgaatgttcatcgatgtgaaagcctttagtgaaccaacaatttgtggtggtaagttatgagttttttcaacgtaTAGAACTGCAAGAGattttttcaatgatgatgccatgccaaattccgaataacttgcgacaaggttgaaaaatttggcaaagacgtgtgatgcattagcaatgggcttacatgtatttcaaagccCCAGCGgcgatttgaaaaaatttggaacttggctatgtttactaactctgtctagcagctagttttcaatttgaggtgcagtcatacttcgacatacgcgcttaatgcgttccgagactgagctcgtatgtcaatttactcgcatgttggtgcaatctatttacatatagaacaattaaatatgtaataattggtttctatactttaaaaatgcaaataaaacactcaaaacaagatattgtaacagaaaaaacatgttggttattgtcctaacttaccacatgctttcaaaaagtaacaaataaaaaaacaaggcaagaggaaatgtgattaattaaaatgtaaaattaaatacatacagtagcagctaacgctagcatttgccagagagggcgaTATACGTGTTATTCtttgttacaacagttgactttgataaatttgggttttatcaaagtcttaaaagacaaacttaaaagcaaacctaaaagcaaactttcatttttcgtaattgaaatttcttcggcgtttatAGTTTgaggtttctcgctagttagctagtttttcctttgtttcactttcacgactagccggccgttttaagataaacctatctaaagacATTTGCCTTTGTTGCCCTTTTAACGTGCTGCGATTAgaacgaacactggtgtcgtcacaaagggttaatgcacgaccactagccaatttgtccgaaagtctatttttatagatagcaccgaCCTTTATACATAGGCCTTTTTGCTTTTAtcgaaacatcgtttcagttacgctgtctccggccaattgtttatccaatgcctgagcggtctttcCGTCAGcgttcgtgaagatcgctgcgtcgtttagaaactatgattagtccttttgcaaactaaatgccctgaatataacccttcggtttgataattgtatatCTTACTCCCGGCCAATGCATCAAGACTTTCATCTATTCGCGGCAATGGATGACAGTCTTGTTCTGTGACGGAATTCGATTGGTGGAATTCAATACAAAACCGCCAGTTTCCATCTTTAGGAAACTCTTTGTGGGCAGGCAACTCCAGCAAGGTTCACATGatttgaactaatgttagacatccATGCAGCAATTTTCtagtgcggaaatacagtcttttgacccatcaattgataatgtgtttgcacatatggaacaagttgtagatgagatgcttgtgacaagacagagaatgccgtcagacatacaaatatgtccgactgcatgtttgtatttagagttgccttttcaatagaattgtaatttctgatactgcatagatatatgttaaactaaccattacaaaactcagCCAGATTACTAATAAGattatgatatcaaaatatttttataaggttaaagcaaaaacctgtatgtataggttgtttattaaaataaagggaggaaaacttctgtaaagaaactatccaaatgctgagatagcctaattgcaaagtttttcatcaattttttgtccgacaatagcaatactgcttgttaataaataatatcacttgcgtgatgattattatgatatacttttttaaagcattgaatttggtgataaaataaagtaaaagtagctagatgtatatataatgcatacatgttcgaaagttagaattgtcctagttatgtaattattatagcagtcaactgatattgcttaattaacgatcaattagaatttgtgatgtaccattttttcacaaaatgttttcaactagcagattaccacaaaatttgacaacaaagaaattttttttcaatacagccaatttgaagattttcagtttgcctaacattttcaattttattgttagttctctgtataacaacagGACATCTccgattggagtggtttgagtctgatacaatagggactagctgcaaaacacactgcagatttccattgttttcaccctatcattgacatgcaggaatgctttcgacacgtataaaaatagtacaatcagggcaaacagttttagtagaccgtatatatggagttgttttacggtataaaaGACCACAGTCAGTAGAACTttagctgtgtgtgtgtgtgtgtctgttctggtggacaggtaaaaacgttttatgaaaaggtattctaaccaaaaacactttaataaaacatcatgactacccgtaacttcatggatacttttaacatgatggattaccataaaacttgacattgcagcctataatcgtggaatatcatgatccgaccgattttaataaggaattgtacctcaaacataatacaaaccgtatagacaataaacctacagatgtataaaccactagctagaaaaaccgatgaagttttaatatcattcgacaaaacagttttcaagtgaagcagagctcatctattcatcatgtgaacatacatgtagtttaccctagttttccaacagatcaaatttgccagaatgttgagctaataaattttatataagtcagtatgtcgtatgcttatacaactgtgtaagtgaacCTACATAAAgggaagtatatatataaggcagtccaatgaatgctatcgaagcagacagttctgaggcacttcaactaaataattcaaaaaactttaacaacgtaaaataaaatgatttgaagttagcttgtagccttaatatacatcagaatcttatagagtcaatactgtattcaatagtaaaaattgtgatttcacatgaacacaaggacctgggtgtattgagcaaaagaattatcttcccttgatttattttcactgtgagttgaataagaggtcccatttatagtttaagcattaGGACCGTTTCATCTTAAAACCCGATTCTCTATCGacctcagatgaacattgagttcacagaaagtgaatcaaatgcatgcgctaagtaatagagttgtctcttcttagactatactctggttgcattcaataatagagttgcctccctttttcaatatattgacagctaatgatttctcagcaaaatataaatattcaccgagttttcattgcagtgattccactatgaacgttttatctacacatgtcttttgtgaAGGTCAAAGTTGTGGTTGCAAACATAAATGCCACATTAGATCTAAATAGTAGACCGACGACCTAAACGCATAAGATTCACCGGAGGACGGCTCGGCCTATTCAACATTGCCAGCTACTTCCAATTTAGCCTTCTATGCTTAGCCTTACGCATTACCGGGGCGACAGCATCAAAAGGACAACCAAACAACCCCATGATTTGCGGCACAGGAGAAAATGATTCTCCACAAACATTTTGAGTAGAACAAGAATACGAATGCTCAACGgacaccagcaaacaatcagacatggcaccccagaaatttaacgttactacctacaagaagaatatgatcaagcaaaagactatcgcctaccggtgcacaaagttcaccgcacatgtcacgacacaaatttaatttttcagagacattaagactaggacaacctcaagcagaacccagaaagtaaccttagaagaatgcactgacatggtaatacataagaagtgctaagctggatttttacatagaggagatggaatgtatattacgaatgaaccaaccaacgccatgtatgtatggtgctgccaacagaaaaccttcagcgctaagcaatgcagttatgtggcaacttacctatacaagagacacggatctgacaaattttaaagtacaaccggagacgtcagtcactgcaattacaacaacggctcttgtgaattaaacgacagatcaatgcttatgtgggacctggacatagtcgaaacatgtgaatacccgccatggttcaacgaaaaagaataatttttcgacgcacattttgtctccaataaacaagatttagctctgacattttataactcgagactgaattcacataaaggctgtaacaactctaatgtttcgctttcggaccaaggcattatagtgaaatttctcacaccattgacgaatgtcacaattaacgatacgataaaggcaagagtatcagcagtgggtcaaaacgctgccttcttcaataaaatgctacagtcacttgcctaccagcaaactaagatgactcaaaaactaCCCTACAATCTAGCTGAGATTTTACAGATAGTTACCATGCTAATAGGAGAACACGCGACACTCAGCGCAAGATATTTACTGGAAAACCCAAATGTTATTGCTACAACAGGTCCGGGTTTCCTCCAAGTTTACCCTTGTACTatacttaactacagtcaatacgAAATACTGCCAATGGAAGAGAATAATTGCACAGAATTTATTCCGATGATGATCAAAACAGCCGGTACagaaaaaatagaatatttcaatccaaaagacaatgtgatacacccagacacctatacagtcaattgcAAGACAAAAGAGGCACATTGATGATGCTGGAAGGTAACATCTCTGAATAATTTCCGAACGGGACGATTTCGCCAATTAAGGAAGCCACCGACTTGAGCATTCCGTACATCAACATCTGCAGCCAGCccctacaaatacaagaaacaatatttagcagagcacatatgttaagatggtcaaacacagacgattacggagaactaaatgaaatcctatctaccttagacagacagaaaagagtactaaaggctatgggaatcgtcacgaaccgccataacaccctacattacaacaccgtagagagcagagagaaactatttggcccttcactattcagctttctatttggaggacacgtaacctcaggttatgagctctggacgttcgcttgcaacatcattcttacattaatggttttatcaacagtcatcggaggaatcacaaaaggatgctttgtgtacagagcaaggaagaGTGCAACGGTAAACGCTTTACATGTGGAGACGGCACTGGAACTAACTGACATGCCCGAACGAGAAGACGAATCTGAAAAATAGTCCGATGATGATCCATCCGCACCACCGGAAAACTTAGAAAtcgaattatcattagaagactTAAGCAGTGCACCACCATCATATAAACCCTACGTACCCAAATACTCACGACCAGGAGCAACTGACGAAAAGCGTGAATGCTTGAGGGCATGGAATTATTACTTTTCGCAGTCATACGATATACAAACTTCGCGAAGATAACCTGAACAGGTTAATGGTGTTACCAAAGCCTCAAGAAAAGATTGTAGAAGAGCCACAATAGATGTGAAGATCAatggatttatctgcacatcactcgtcgacgcagaagctacaataagccttatcaatacaagacttgctcgcgatgttaatgtgcacaggaagacgacttttcataggcagtggaaggtagcagaaaactttgcctgcatagccatccgactcggtttctttcataactcgaggctggagtacatcttgtctcatatctatgaaaatacaacaataaaggatcaatagatataaaaagatcttgttctacataacattcttgaccagcttcctcagctaaaaagaagaaagtaagaccattaaaacacaagtgaatataaaaacccacaCTTCTGGTCAAGAGGGACAGCCATTCCTCCTACTGGCGCTAAACCTTCATATCTGAGAGCAATCTCTAAGGCGTCCCAATCGCCCATTGAAAAAATGACCAGCCAGTGAACAGATCGGTCGAGCACTCTGTCGGACAGTCCGAGAAAATGACATACCTCTATGCTCTGCTGGTACCTCATCTGCAACACACGATTCATtcagtacattctacatattcacatatctatatattttctggtaacattttataaatattatttaagagtatgttatacattgtttgatggtaacttgaatgcactatggtagtaccaaaaatatgctatgttagtatcctggatacacaataatagctaatattaataacaataacagtaacagctaacaacaatagGATACACACTGTCTTCACCTGCCAACTCCACCTGCCAATAGCGCTATCTTAGAAACCTAAAGCCTgtttaaactgttaaatacgtttaaacgccttcacttctatatttaattgtttttacacaaaatctttattgacaaaaaaaaTAGCCAGGTAATGGAGCTGCTCCTACGGCGAGCAGACGaggtctaataaatatgcaatgagccaggcaattgtctgcaatgcacttgtagataattggaatggagaaatatattcagaacacctCTTTGCAGGTAAATCAACTGAAGATTCCatagtatctttttaatttgctttccctaactctttcgacagtttaaattcagtaatatatatcaagaatatggttcaaaacatctaacattagtatacacctgcatgttgtctttttatattgatattcaactttttcataatgaagcaatgccatgttttgaacatttcttttatttttagcacctaagattgtcatctacaacaatgcttgtgcattacccaggtatgctctcaatcgaaatccggcctttttcagagagacaaagtttctggtatatagatttcactggcacaaccatactggtaagcggcgtataaatatagtcatcataaatagtataacagtatttggtaatattgttatattacattttttgctatattacaatatttgcgtcattgagagacgcatctgtattgctgatcatgcttgactaattctgatttcaggatgctgtggtggatataatataaatgcatacgaccatctaaaaactatcaacactcaagttgcagagcaacggaacgcaacacttgagaagctaaaatcttctataagctatcagcatcaagacaaattctttcttagcttacaaacattcttatccttccgtaacataatccattcacttcaactacgagaggcacttactaactctgagtttattattaagcagctggTAAATGTATCTTtccaaaaataaactttgaatg is from Watersipora subatra unplaced genomic scaffold, tzWatSuba1.1 SCAFFOLD_33, whole genome shotgun sequence and encodes:
- the LOC137410165 gene encoding sacsin-like translates to MIQLEMRYQQSIEVCHFLGLSDRVLDRSVHWLVIFSMGDWDALEIALRYEGLAPVGGMAVPLDQKYMRQDVLQPRVMKETESDGYAGKVFCYLPLPMKSRLPVHINIASKSCIDKAYCSFCVDE